A genome region from Gigantopelta aegis isolate Gae_Host chromosome 3, Gae_host_genome, whole genome shotgun sequence includes the following:
- the LOC121389389 gene encoding N-acetylglucosaminyl-phosphatidylinositol de-N-acetylase-like, whose amino-acid sequence MHPILLIAYTFVTLSVLMYVVILVLNVRRRFSPNLNKKRILFVTAHPDDECMFFGPAIVDMSQDCEIYLLCFSSGNFYKQGEVRKLELLACCKILGIPPDNVELLDISSLPDNPDVDWNVKILCQNIEHFSKHVDANAIFTFDKDGVSNHRNHKALYNAIRNLSSRPARPGFLGYYVLETVSIWRKYISLMDLPYSILSGKNYFISTPNSIIKAQKAMYAHWSQFVWFRVLYILFSRYMIINTFQEIKQT is encoded by the exons ATGCATCCCATACTTTTAATAGCATACACATTTGTGACCctttctgttttaatgtatgTTGTAATTCTAGTATTGAATGTTAGAAGACGATTTTCGccaaatttgaataaaaaacgTATTTTGTTTGTGACCGCACATCCTGATGATGAGTGTATGTTTTTTGGACCTGCAATTGTAGACATGAGTCAAGACTGCGAAATATATTTACTGTGCTTTTCATCTG gaaatttCTACAAGCAAGGGGAAGTGAGAAAGCTGGAACTGCTTGCATGTTGTAAAATTCTCGGAATACCACCTGATAATGTAGAGCTCTTAGATATCAG ttcttTACCAGATAATCCTGATGTAGATTGGAATGTAAAGATACTTTGCCAGAATATTGAACACTTTTCAAAACATGTTGATGCAAATGCA atttttaCCTTTGACAAAGATGGAGTAAGCAATCACAGAAATCATAAAGCCTTATACAATGCCATCAG AAACCTTTCTTCTAGGCCGGCCAGACCAGGTTTCCTTGGATACTATGTACTTGAGACCGTTAGTATATGGAGGAAATATATATCACTGATGGATTTACCATACAGCATCTTGAGTGggaaaaactattttatatctACACCAAATAGCATTATCAAAGCTCAA aaaGCTATGTATGCACACTGGAGTCAGTTTGTGTGGTTTCGAGTTCTCTATATTCTATTCTCCAGATACATGATAATCAACacatttcaggaaataaaacaaacgtga
- the LOC121367722 gene encoding transmembrane protein 45B-like, with protein MGSFWGHIDEGLFFIIIALWWMVHGFKDYIISQSRGEEFRPQISYVLPGRRKIPIEIIFKICFPVIGFIGEVVDGGAYFLDDEGNFRKLIYIQHMTIYGMFILHAISDLMTFCGVPLPRDTNYMTVCLSFVWYGVAFYYHAYMHGKEPLEQVVHVLPVYAMLAVAAAILLEKHWKSGIWTFLVRSYFVLTLGTWFSHVAFMLYVHDRFPGGEASVRSPHEVHVL; from the exons ATGGGGTCATTCTGGGGTCACATCGATGAAGGCCTGTTCTTTATTATTATCGCTCTCTGGTGGATGGTTCATGGTTTTAAAGACTACATTATT AGTCAAAGCCGCGGAGAAGAGTTTCGACCTCAGATCAGCTACGTTTTACCAGGAAGACGCAAAATACCTATAGAAATTATTTTCAAGATTTGTTTCCCTGTTATAG GTTTTATAGGCGAGGTAGTCGACGGGGGCGCCTACTTTCTGGACGATGAGGGCAATTTCAGAAAACTCATCTACATCCAACACATGACCATATACGGGATGTTCATCCTGCATGCGATCTCTGACCTCATGACGTTTTGCGGCGTGCCGTTACCCAGGGACACGAACTACATGACAGTATGCCTGTCGTTCGTGTGGTACGGCGTGGCTTTCTACTACCACGCCTACATGCACGGCAAGGAGCCGCTCGAGCAGGTCGTCCACGTGTTGCCCGTCTACGCCATGTTGGCCGTCGCCGCGGCCATCTTGTTGGAGAAGCATTGGAAGAGTGGGATCTGGACGTTCTTGGTCAGAAGTTATTTCGTATTGACCCTTGGAACGTGGTTCTCTCACGTGGCATTCATGCTGTACGTCCATGACAGATTTCCAG GTGGAGAAGCTTCTGTACGGAGTCCACATGAAGTTCACGTACTTTGA